A genomic segment from Kiritimatiellia bacterium encodes:
- a CDS encoding DUF2934 domain-containing protein, producing the protein MTTKKAATPKVSKKKAAAAATEATSPTPPPRPAESSSAAPASAALTPSAPVTTKVSKEERHRMIAEAAYYISLRRGPSSDPMKNWLEAEAQIDAQLKRDGRL; encoded by the coding sequence ATGACCACGAAGAAAGCGGCAACACCAAAGGTATCGAAGAAAAAGGCGGCAGCCGCCGCAACGGAAGCGACGAGCCCCACGCCACCGCCACGGCCCGCAGAGTCGTCCTCAGCGGCCCCTGCGAGTGCGGCGTTGACGCCCTCCGCTCCGGTCACAACCAAGGTCTCGAAAGAAGAGCGTCACCGCATGATCGCGGAGGCCGCCTATTACATCTCTCTGCGCCGCGGGCCTTCGAGCGACCCGATGAAGAACTGGCTCGAGGCTGAGGCGCAAATTGACGCGCAACTGAAGCGGGACGGCCGCCTCTGA